The Vigna unguiculata cultivar IT97K-499-35 chromosome 6, ASM411807v1, whole genome shotgun sequence genome contains a region encoding:
- the LOC114186622 gene encoding DNA damage-repair/toleration protein DRT102 gives MAAEPTRPVKIIAAADDFGAPLKDALVAHLRSLSIEVEDLGTSSYYSAGAEVGRRVSQSSAVRGLVACGTGAGVSIFANKFPGVYAATCLTPSDAVNARSINNSNVLAVSGKYTSPEAAIEILDAWLNTPFKSACPANEGEPWPREIQTFLDHSLVEMPEIGKEGAFDTCAVCCLVKNRELNPIELIPGGSMKIVRETPTSAFVRFKAGSVEPAHHHTFGHDLVVLEGKKSVWNLTKEEKYDLTVGDYLFTPAGDVHRVKYYEDTEFFIKWDGHWDMFFDEDLDTAKKAIDKELGLTNSTVS, from the coding sequence ATGGCAGCAGAACCCACGCGCCCCGTCAAAATCATCGCCGCCGCCGATGATTTCGGTGCTCCTCTCAAAGACGCCCTCGTCGCTCACCTCCGCTCCCTCAGCATAGAAGTCGAGGATCTCGGAACCTCTTCCTACTACTCCGCCGGAGCCGAGGTCGGCCGCCGAGTCTCCCAATCCTCCGCCGTCCGCGGCCTCGTCGCCTGCGGCACAGGCGCCGGCGTCTCTATCTTCGCCAACAAATTCCCCGGCGTCTACGCGGCCACCTGCCTCACCCCTTCCGACGCCGTCAACGCCCGCTCCATCAACAACTCCAACGTACTCGCCGTCTCCGGCAAGTACACCTCGCCGGAAGCCGCAATCGAGATCCTGGACGCGTGGCTGAACACGCCGTTTAAGTCCGCGTGTCCCGCCAACGAGGGCGAGCCCTGGCCGCGGGAGATCCAGACGTTTCTAGACCACTCGCTCGTGGAGATGCCGGAGATCGGAAAAGAAGGAGCGTTCGACACGTGCGCAGTGTGCTGTCTGGTGAAGAACCGGGAACTGAATCCGATCGAGTTGATTCCGGGCGGTTCGATGAAGATCGTGAGGGAGACTCCGACGTCAGCGTTCGTGAGGTTCAAGGCCGGGAGCGTGGAGCCCGCGCACCACCACACGTTCGGACACGATTTGGTGGTGTTGGAAGGGAAGAAGAGCGTTTGGAATCTGACGAAGGAAGAGAAATACGATCTGACGGTTGGGGATTACTTGTTCACTCCCGCAGGCGATGTGCATAGGGTTAAGTACTATGAAGATACTGAGTTTTTCATCAAATGGGATGGGCATTGGGATATGTTTTTCGATGAGGATCTTGACACTGCCAAAAAAGCTATCGATAAGGAATTAGGTTTAACGAACTCTACGGTTTCTTAA
- the LOC114187360 gene encoding uncharacterized protein LOC114187360: MIAGCFSFRQPIPNTPSSSSSRSSYCSQQVPQNVVTCIYQTLLCNSPTYLTLSWSKTLFSHSLTVSAADTFSVTIPLNSSTMLSFFTRHGSKSIRHRKIKLHWNFTRAEFAQNSAEPESRFYLAITHNGKLQFFLGDLLRDLTRRHKKLEAGGGSGSDNLVVEPVLLSRREHVFGSRCYVSRAVFMGSKHVIEIECGGGGGAMRVKVDGETRLVVKRLAWKFRGYEKIFIDGVEVEFYWDVLSWVVNDDGDKSNNGHGVFVFQVGDGAVWPEMAVAEKKLIKKSVSVSSVLQWAEESSECGRSSCSSSTKSCGSNATGFSLLLYAWTVN, translated from the coding sequence ATGATCGCAGGTTGTTTCAGTTTCAGACAACCTATACCAAACaccccttcttcttcttcttcaagaagCAGTTACTGTTCCCAACAAGTACCTCAGAATGTGGTAACATGCATATACCAAACTCTACTATGCAACTCCCCCACTTATCTCACTCTCAGTTGGTCCAAAACCCTTTTCTCTCACTCTTTAACCGTTTCCGCCGCAGATACCTTTTCCGTCACAATTCCTCTCAACTCTTCAACAATGCTCTCCTTCTTCACACGCCACGGTTCAAAATCCATACGCCACCGCAAAATCAAGCTCCACTGGAACTTCACGCGCGCTGAGTTCGCACAAAACTCCGCCGAACCCGAATCGCGGTTCTACCTTGCGATCACCCACAACGGCAAGCTCCAATTTTTCCTCGGCGATCTTCTCCGCGATCTAACGCGGCGGCACAAGAAGCTCGAGGCCGGGGGCGGCAGCGGCAGCGACAACCTTGTTGTTGAGCCGGTTCTGCTGTCGCGGAGAGAGCACGTGTTCGGAAGCAGATGCTACGTGTCGCGCGCGGTGTTCATGGGGTCCAAGCACGTGATAGAGATCGAGTGCGGCGGCGGCGGGGGTGCGATGCGCGTGAAAGTGGACGGCGAGACGCGGCTGGTGGTGAAACGGTTGGCGTGGAAGTTCCGAGGGTACGAGAAAATATTCATCGACGGAGTCGAAGTGGAGTTTTATTGGGACGTGCTGAGTTGGGTGGTTAACGACGACGGCGATAAGAGCAACAACGGTCACGGTGTTTTTGTGTTTCAAGTGGGGGACGGTGCGGTGTGGCCGGAAATGGCGGTGGCGGAAAAAAAGTTGATAAAGAAAAGCGTTTCCGTTTCGAGCGTGTTGCAGTGGGCAGAGGAGAGTAGCGAGTGTGGGAGGTCTTCGTGTTCTTCATCGACCAAGTCTTGTGGCAGCAATGCCACTGGTTTCTCTCTGTTGCTTTATGCTTGGACCGTAAATTGA
- the LOC114187272 gene encoding uncharacterized protein LOC114187272 gives MKDFPSCFGENGVQVADSSSSSANKSAQNVVTCVYQCKVGGSSCLITVTWSKNLMGQGLGVAIDDSSSQSLCKVDIKPWGFSKRRGCKSLEVHSCKLDVYWDLSSAKFGSSPEPLGGFYVAAVVDGQMVLLIGDLKREALKKTNASPLPHNAFLIAKKEHVFGKKLYGTKAVFCDNGQIHDIVIECDTASVSDPSLVIRIDSKTVMQVKRLRWKFRGNHTILVDGLAVEVFWDVHNWLFGTSLGNAVFMFRTSLSALDKLLASQPTSDLPWSFSERFPETKLQGLGFSLNLYAWKSQ, from the coding sequence ATGAAGGATTTTCCATCCTGTTTTGGTGAGAATGGGGTTCAAGTTGCGGATTCTTCGTCGTCGAGCGCCAATAAAAGTGCCCAGAACGTTGTCACTTGTGTTTATCAATGCAAGGTTGGTGGTAGTTCGTGCCTGATTACTGTCACATGGAGTAAGAATTTGATGGGGCAAGGTCTTGGTGTAGCGATCGACGATTCCTCAAGCCAGAGTCTTTGTAAGGTGGATATCAAACCGTGGGGATTTTCCAAGAGGAGAGGATGTAAGAGTCTAGAAGTTCATTCTTGTAAACTTGACGTGTATTGGGATCTTTCTTCGGCTAAATTTGGTTCCAGCCCGGAACCATTGGGGGGATTCTATGTTGCAGCTGTGGTGGATGGACAAATGGTTCTTCTTATAGGGGATTTGAAGAGAGAAGCTTTGAAGAAGACCAATGCCAGCCCTTTACCCCACAATGCATTTTTGATTGCCAAGAAGGAGCATGTTTTTGGTAAGAAGTTGTACGGTACCAAAGCTGTATTTTGTGACAATGGCCAAATTCATGATATTGTGATTGAGTGTGACACCGCAAGTGTTAGTGATCCGAGCCTTGTGATTCGCATAGACAGCAAAACTGTGATGCAAGTGAAGCGGTTGAGATGGAAGTTCAGGGGGAATCACACTATTCTGGTAGATGGCCTTGCAGTGGAAGTTTTTTGGGATGTTCATAATTGGCTCTTTGGTACATCCCTTGGAAATGCTGTCTTTATGTTCCGGACAAGCCTCTCCGCTTTGGACAAGTTGTTGGCTAGCCAACCTACTTCTGATTTGCCGTGGTCTTTCTCTGAGAGATTTCCTGAGACCAAATTGCAGGGTCTTGGTTTCTCGCTTAACTTGTATGCTTGGAAGAGCCAGTAG